The sequence below is a genomic window from Bacteroidales bacterium.
CAGGGAATCCTAATTTTTGAGCTTCGGCTGCTACTTCTTCTTCCGAAAAGCAGTTAACTCCTTGCGGGGTTGGAAATCCACACATCATCAGAAAATCGCCTACCATGTCTTTAAACATAGTAAATTCGGTGTCTTTTATACCATCGTTGTGGAAAGTGGTAGAGCGTCCACGTAATTGTTTAACTCCATAGCCCCATTGAAATTGATTTTCTTCGTATAGATAAAAAACAGGAATATCGAGTTTTATGCCCGCTTCGATAAGTGAATAAAGGGTAGGTCCACCAAATAACGACCTGTCGAAACGAGCTTGTAAGTTAGCAAATTGTTCTTTAAAAGGGTAGTGGCTTTTATTTTCGATAGCTTGAAACCATTCACTTACAAGATAAGCAGCTGCTTTAGTAGTACTTTTATCTAAATATTCAACCGCTATAACATATTCATCGCCATCGGTAGATATACTATAATGTTGAATAAACAAATCAATATCCATTTTAAGAACAGCCATTAGTGTTTCGGCAAATAAATCGACTACGTCGGAGTGTTTTTTATTTTTTAGTAAAGGAAATTCTTTATATACTTCTTCTACAAAATCGTTAATCGAACTTTTGCTCGAGATATAAACATTAAAAACGCAGGCTGGCTTATTTAAATAATAGCTTGGTCCTGTGTAAAAATAGAATTTTGATAGTTGAAAATTACTCATAAATATGAAAGTTTAAAATTTTTAGAGGGTAAAATTAAGTTAAAAAAATGGAATTAACGTTACTAAAATAAAAAATCTTTGGCTATAAAAAATAATTTCTATACCTTTGCGAAAATTTTTTTGTAGGTGAGTAAACAGAATGATTATATTGTTCCAATTGTCGGCACAAAAGACGGTTTGCACCAATTTGACTATGAAATTGATGCATCGTTTTTGAAACAATTTAATTATTCTGAGGTGATGGATATTCATGCTCATGTGCATGTAAGTCTATACAAATCGAATCGTTTATTTGATATAAGCCTTTCTATCAATGGCGAACTGCTCGTAGAATGCGATCGTTGTTTAGACGAATTTACAATGTCCATTGCATTTAATCATCATATTATTATTAAAGTAGAAGATAACGTTACCGACGAGAACGAAGATGTAGTATTTATGCCCGAATCTTCTACTGAAATAGATTTAGCGCCTTATGTTTTCGAAACGGTTGTTTTTTCGATACCCATGCGAAAAGTACATCCCGACGATATGCAAGGTAAAAGCCAGTGCAACCAAGAAATGATAACTAAGTTAAATCAATATTTAATAAACGATACTCCCATCGATCCACGTTGGGAATCTTTAAAAGGATTGTTGAATTAAAAAATTATAGAAAATGCCACATCCAAAGAGAAAACACTCGAAACAGAGAAGAGACAAAAGAAGAACTCATTACAAAGCTTCTTTACCAACTTTAGCAACTTGTTCCAATTGCGGTGCAACTATTGTTTATCATCATGTTTGCCCAGAATGCGGTTTTTATCGCGGTAAAAAAGCAATTGAGAAAGAAGTAACTGCTTAAGTTAGTTAAAGTACAATGAGGCTAGGGATAGACATTATGGGGGGTGATTATGCTCCCCAAGTTCCTATGCAAGGAACAATAATGGCTTTAGAGCATTTACCCAGCAATATCAAAATGGTATTGTTTGGCGATGCTGCTTTTATTGAGTCATATTTAAAAGACAATGGGATACGTGATCCCCGTATCGAAATTGTTCCAACTACAGAAGTTATCGAGATGCACGAATCGCCGGCACAAGCATTTCTTCAAAAACATAATTCGTCGATAAGTGTTGGCTTTCAATATCTTAAAGACGATAAAATTGATAATTTTGCTAGTGCTGGGAGTACTGGAGCTATGATGGTGGGTGCTATGCAGGTGATAAAAGTAATAGAAGGCATAAATCGCCCATGCATTGCTTCGTTGGTGCCTAAACCCGATGGCAATTATTCTATCATTGCTGATGTTGGATTAAATCCCGATGCTAAGCCTGATGTTTTAAATCAATATGCTATTATAGCGAGCAAATATGCACAATTTGTTTTAGGTGTTGAAAAACCAAAAGTAGCATTGTTAAATATTGGCTCAGAACCCGAAAAAGGAAATTTATTAGCCAAAGCTACTTACGAGTTAATGAAAGAAAATAAAGAAATTAATTTTATCGGCAATGTTGAAGGATTCGATGTCTTGAAAAATAAAGCCGATGTTATTATTACCGATGGATTTGTTGGAAATATTGTGCTTAAAATGGCAGAGGGCTTTTATTCGGCAATGAAAAAAAGAAATATTCAAGACGAATACTTACAAAAATTTAATTTTGAAAATTATGGAGGCACTCCTGTTTTAGGAGTTAATAAGCCTATCATTATTGGTCATGGGGCTTCTACCCCAAAAGCTATAATGAATATGATTATACATACTTATAAGGTGACTAAAGCAGAATTAGTAGAAAAATTAAAAGAAGCTTTTTAAATATTGTTTCAATGAGTAAGATTAATGCTGTTATTACAGGTGTAGGAGCTTATGTTCCTGAATATATTTTAACCAATGAAGAGCTAAGTCGCATGGTAGATACAAGCGACGAATGGATAATGACTCGAATTGGTATAAAAGAACGTCATATTCTTAAAGAACAAGGCAAAGGAGCAAGTGATTTAGGCACAGAAGCGGTAAAACAAGTGCTTGCAAAAACAAATACCAAACCCGAAGAAATAGATTTGTTGATTTGTGCTACCGTTACACCCGATATGCAATTTCCTGCTACTGCCAATATTATTTGCGATAAAGTAGGCATAAAAAATGCTTTTAGTTACGATATAAATGCAGGATGTAGTGGTTTTTTATATTCTCTTGCTACGGCAGCAAAATTTGTAGAAAGTGGTAAGTTTAAAAAAGTAATTGTGGTAGGGGCCGAAAAAATGTCGTCTATTGTTGATTATACCGATAGAACTACGTGCCCAATTTTTGGCGATGGTTCGGGTGCTGTTTTATTAGAACCTACTACCGACGAATTTGGCATTATGGATGAAATACTCCAATCGGATGGAGTAGGTCGTGTACACCTTCACCAAAAAGCGGGAGGATCTCTAAAACCTGCTAGTTTTGAAACGGTTGCCGCACGCGAGCATTTTATTTATCAAGAAGGACAACCTGTTTTCAAATGGGCAGTTTCTAAAATGGCAGATGTTAGCGTTGAAATAATGAAACGCAATAATATTACTCCCGAAACATTAGCATGGCTTGTACCCCATCAAGCCAATATGCGTATTATTGAAGCTACTGCTAATCGTATGGGAATAAGTAAAGATCAGGTTATGATTAATATTGAGCGTTATGGTAACACTACATCGGCTACTATTCCGCTTTGTTTATATGAATGGGAACCTAAACTTAAAAAAGGCGATAATATTATTTTAGCAGCTTTTGGTGCTGGATTTACATGGGGAGCTATTTATTTGAAATGGGGATATAATGGGAAATAATAATTTTTAATATAATTTTAATAAAAAAGCTGTTCATTTAGGACAGCTTTTTTTATGCCTTGTTCTATTCAATGGTACTTTTATATGCACCTGATAAATAAAAATGTAATTGAAGTCCAATTATATTATAGTACTTGTTTATTGACCCATATATCGAAATTCCGGTACCAATATCGTAAAAGGGTTTAAAGGTTAAATCTATAGTGCCAAAAATTCCAGGTTGGCTAAAACCTCTATACCATTTTTCTAATTTCCCGTCTTTCCATTCTGTATGATCGAGAGTACCTCCATATGAGTAGCTTATACCTCCAAATGCAGCAAGATTGAAATATCTGGTTTCTTTACGTTGGCCTACAGTAAAATAAAAGTCGTTTAATCGCTGAAGGGTGGGCTTAGTTAAAAATACATCGGAAGATACATGATAACCAATTTGAAAATATACCTTTTTAACTTTAAAACTATATGCAAATGTAGTGTTATATTCTATTTGCGATAACCAAAAATGATAACCCATTCCTTGCCCTATTTTAAACCAATTGGATCCTTTTTTATAAATCTTATTACCAATAATAAATGTTTCGTCTTGTGTTTCTTGTGAAAAAGTAATGAACGAAGCAATTGAAAAAAATAATATAAAAAAGAAAATTTTGAACTTCATTATTTCGCTTTTTTATTGTTTACAAACTCGGCTGCCTGCAATAATTTATCATACCATTCTTGTCCAAAATATTCGATGAGTGCATCTTTACATGCTTCGTAAACTTTTATGTTATTTTTTTTCCCATTTTCAATAGCAGGTTTGCAAATATTCCATGCATGATAATTTATAGCTATAAACGAAGAGTATTTAGTAAGTCGAATGGGGTATAGAAAACACGAAATAGGCTTTCGAAATGATATTTTATTATCCAAAAAAGCCTTTTCGATACTACAATAAGCAATATTATTTTCGAAACATGTAAATACACATTCTTTATTTTGATTGAGTTGAGTAACTTTATCGCCATCATTATCAATAAAATAAAAGCCAAATTGTTGTATAGTTTGTAATGATTTATGTGGTAGATATTTTTGAATAATGTTTATATTTTCTTCAATTTTAATAATTTCATGATCTTCGAGAGGGGCTCCTGAGTCGCCTTCAACGCAGCAGGCACCTTTGCAATGCATTAGATGGCATGCAAAGGGTTGCTCAATTACATCTAAACTAACAATAGTATGGTCAATTTGAATCATCGAACAAGTATTTTACCGGTCATTTCGGGTGGTATTGGAATGCCCATTAATGTTAATATAGTGGGTGCCACATCGGATAAAATTCCAGGTTCAATAGTTTGATACTGTTTTGACACAAGAATAGAGGGGACTGGGTTCAATGAATGAGCTGTATTGGGTGTGCCATCGGGGTTAATGGTGTAGTCGGCATTGCCGTGGTCGGCAATGATGAGGGCTTCGTAGCCGTGAGCAAGAGCGGCTTCGATAACTTTGCCCACGCAATCGTCGACTACTTTTACTGCTTTAATGATAGCGTCATAAACTCCGGTATGTCCTACCATATCGCCATTGGCAAAGTTAAGGCATATAAAATCGTGTTTTTGTTGCTTTATTTCGTTTATTACCGATTCACAAACTAGAGGAGCACTCATTTCGGGTTGAAGGTCGTATGTTGCAACTTTAGGCGAAGGTATGAGTATGCGTTTTTCATTTTCAAAAATTTCTTCGCGTCCTCCTGAAAAGAAAAAAGTAACGTGTGGATATTTTTCGGTTTCTGCTATACGTAATTGTTTAAGACCTAGTTTAGATAAAACTTCTCCTAACGTATGGTTTACATTAACATTATCGAATAGAACATCGATATTTTTGAATGATTCGTCGTAACGTGTCATAGTAAAATAATGTAACGGAATAGTGTGCATGCCCCATTCAGGCATATCTTTTTGTGTAAGTACGGTTGTTATTTCACGAAGTCGGTCTGTTCTGAAATTAAAACATAAAAATACATCTTCTTGTTTTATTTGAGCAAGTGGTTGTTGGTTTTCATTAACAAAAACAACAGGTTTAATAAATTCGTCGGTAATGCCTTCGTCGTAAGATTCTTGAATGGCTTGTAAAATATTAGTAGATTTTTTTCCAATACCATTGACCATGGCATCGTATCCTTGTTTTATGCGTTCCCAGCGTTTGTCTCTATCCATGGTATAATAGCGCCCTGAAAGGGTAGCGGCATATGCACCAGTAGGTTTTATGCGTTCTATAACTTCTTTAACATAATGAATACCACTGTGTGGGTCGGTATCTCGTCCGTCGGTTAGGAAATGAACGGCAATGTCTTTTACGCCATTTTGTTGGGCAAGTTCGCATAAGCGTATTAAATGTTCTTGGTGGGAGTGTACACCGCCATCGCTTACCAAGCCAAGTAAATGAAAAGTTACTTGTTTATTTTTAGCGATTTCGAATGCTTTTAATAAATTCTCATTTTTTTCGAGTGTGTGTTCTTTAATGGCTTTATTTATGCGAACAAAATCTTGGTATATGATTCTACCGGAGCCAATATTTAAATGTCCTACTTCGCTATTGCCCATTTGTCCATCGGGCAAGCCTACATTTTCTCCGCTTGTTAAAAGGTAGCTGTGTGGATAAAGATTCGTTAATTTGTCAATATTGGGTGTGCCGGCTGTATAAATAGCATCCGATTTAGTTTTATCGCCAATACCCCAGCCGTCGAGTATCATTAAGAGAAATTTGGTTTTTATCATATTGCAAAATTTTTTACAAAGTAACCTAAAAAAAATAAACTAAACCATAACAAATAGGGTACACTTTTGAATAAATTTTATAATTACTTAAAATTTGTTAATGTAATGATGGTTTTGGCAGTCTCAGCAAAAATATTTATCTTTGATGTTCAACACTCTATTTAAAATATGAAAAATAAAAGCCGTAAATATTTATTGATAGTTGCAGCAACATTATATACCACCGACTCTAAACAAAATATAAAGCATATTGAAGGAAAAATTAAAATATCAAACGATAGTTTGTTTTTTATTGCGACATCAAAAACCAACAGGCTTTATAAATTGCAAATACCCATTCAATCGATATTTGATGTAATCAAAAAAAATAGTTTAGGATTTATTCCTAATATTTTAATATTTAAAACTCAACAAGGCGATTATAAATTTGCTGTATATGCTCGCGAACAAGTGGTGCATTTAGTAACGCAACTTCAAAATAAAGAATAGATAATGTTTTTTAAGTTTTTTGAGCTTTTTGAGCAATATATAAACCAATAATTACAATAACAATTCCAATTATTTTAACAAAAGTAAGAGTTTCGTTGAATAGTAAATACGAAGCAATAGCTGTAATAATGGGTATAAGATTGGTAAAAACACTGGTACGGCTTACACCAATTTCGCGTACGGCATAAGTATAAAACATATACGAAAATGATGAAGGAAAAATACCGAGTAATAAAAGCACTAACCATAACAATGGATGAATATTGTCAATATTAAATGTCGGAAAGTCAATAAAAAAGAATAGAGGGACAAAAAACGGAATTCCTAATAAGTTTTGATAAGTAATAATGCTTAGAGCTGAGTAATCGTGTGCAATGTGTCGAATAATTAAAGTATAAGCAATGGCCGAAATGACAGCTACTAAAACAAGCGAAACACCTAAAAGCGATGCTGTAAACTCAAAATTTTTATTAAGCATAGTAAAAAAAACGCCAACAACCGATATTACAATACCGATAAAATTTTTAATGTTGATTTTTTCTTTAAAAAAGAGCCACGCACCCCAAGGCACAAAGAGTGGTATGGTAGAAATTAAAATAGAACCTATGGTGGGAGAAATATATTTTAAGCCATAGGTTTCACCAATAAAATAAAGAAAAGGCTCAAAAAAAGCCAAAATTATAAACCAATGTATATGATTTCGTTTAATAGGCTTAAGTACTTTTAGCATTTTTCCTAATACAATTAGAAATGAACATGAGATAATTAAACGAATTAGAACGATAGAAATAGGATTTAGAGTATTAAGTGAGTATTTAGTGCCAATAAACGACATTCCCCAGAATATCATTGCAAGCAGGAGACCTCCATAAATTTTTATCAAATTTGACGCTTTCATGAATAAACGATTCCATTGCAAAAGTATCTACTTTTAATGAGGTTTAAAAATCTAAATATATTTTATTCGATTCTTTAATTTAAAAATAACTTTGAGACTTGAAAATATTAGTATTTTTTATGTGAAAAACAAATAAATTTTTCAATTAAATATCTTAACAATTCTTAACTTGTATAAAGCAGTTGTTTTTTTACAGAATAAATGATTACCTTCGCATCCAAATTAACGTTTAAAATTATTTTTATGAAAAAATTATCATTTGTTGTTTTATCTTTTGCTTTATTTGCAGGCTTTTTTACATCATGTAAAAGTGGTTCAAAAGAAACAAAATTAGAAACTAGCCGCGATTCTTTGAGTTATGCGTTTGGTGTTAACGTTGCATCGAGTGTTAAACAAGAAAAATTAGATTCTTTGATTAATTCTGATTTATTTGTACAAGGCTTTAATGCTGTATTATCGAACAACAACCCAGCTATGACCAGCGAACAAGCTATGAAGGTCATCCAATCGTATTTTATGGCTCAACAAGCTAAAGAAGCCGAAAAGTCTAAATTAGAATCAGAAAAATATTTAGCTGAAAATGCAAAAAAAGAAGGTGTACAAACTTTGCCTAGCGGTTTACAATATAAAGTTATAACAGAAGGTAAAGGCGAAAAACCTAAAGCAAATGCTAAAGTTAAAGTTAATTATACTGGAAAACTAATTAATGGAACGGTATTCGATGCTTCAAAACCAAACGAACCTGTTACATTTAGTCTTGGCAAAAACGAAATTATTCCTGGTTGGGAAGAAGGAATTCAATTAATGACTGTAGGTTCAAAATATGAATTTTATATCCCTTATCAATTAGCTTATGGCGAAAAAGGATATCCTGGTGTTATTCCTCCATATGCAACTTTAATTTTCGAAATAGAGTTAGTAGGTATCGAAAAATAAAACAATAATAATTTAGATTTTTAAAATGTAAAGAGGCTGTCGCAAAAGGGCAGCCTTTTTTATTTTAAGGGTAGTTTAACTCCAAATAAAACATTTAAAAACGCATAATCGAATAAAGTACATGTAATCAGTCCAAAGCATTGGAATAGAAATAACTACATAGCAGTCAACTAAATCAAAAAGTATGTCTCATAGATAAAACCAAATTAATCAATAGGAGTCGAAAAATGGGAATTGTTTTAAAATTTGAAGTAATAACTCATTCTAAAACCAAATTTTGAAATATTAGGATGATTTAAATACGAAAATCGCCAGAGTGCATCAATACGAATAAATTTAAATATGTTTTCAATTCCAATACCGGCTTCTATGTATGGTTTTAAATGATTCAAGTCTTGGTTTCTATCTAGCGTGTAGAGGGTACTTGGAAAAGGCATTAGATTTAAATTTTCTTTGTTTAAAAAGCCTATAAGTCCTTTTCCCCAAGCAAGTTCACGCCATTTTAGTTTTCGCATAATTGGAATTTTATTCAAAAAGAAACCATCAAAATAATGTGTATAACTTAAGCTAATCCATTGGTCGCTTACAAATTCATAATAATTCATGAGATTAAAAGCATAATCATCGAAAAAATAAGTTTGATTCCCTTCGTGCAATTTTAAAAGTGGGTATGGAAGTTTGCCAAATATTTTACCTGCATCGATTATATATTTTCCATATCCCAAAGGATAAGTATTAAACCAGTGGTCGATGGTTAGTTGTAATTTTTGGTAATTAAATTGACTACCCAGTATATTTTTTAATCCTGCGGTTGCTGTAAAATTAATAACAGGGTATTGAGTGCCTAAGCTGATACGTTCAAACTCACCCATTACAAATTTTTCATTATATGCAAATCTAGTGTTTATAGCTATTTCGTATGTTTTAAAAGATGAATAATAAGTATTGGTTCCATTTTCGTTAAACAATGTAAAGGTTTGATATTCGTAGGGGAAATATTCACGCCATTTTATTTGAAAAGTATTTGAAAATCCTTGAAACCATTCGTGTTCGTAAGAGGTTTTTACCTGGTTTACCATTGATAAAGTATATTGAGGTCCTCTTCTAAAAGTTGAAGAAAGAATGTTATCTTCGCGAAATGCAGTAATACTTTGCCCTAATTGTTCCATATCGTGTTTATAGTCGATGTTAAAAGCTTTTCGAGGGTTTTTATCGAAAATATATAAAAAGTTTCCACCGTATTTGAAGCGTTGGTCTTTGGTTCCATATGCAATATATTGTTCTAACATATATTTGGTGCTAATCTCATTGCTTGTTCGCACACCTATTCTAAATCTATTGCCTTCTACATTATTAAAACTATAAATTGTAAAGTAAGGTCCTAATTCAATTTTGCCCCATAC
It includes:
- a CDS encoding ketoacyl-ACP synthase III yields the protein MSKINAVITGVGAYVPEYILTNEELSRMVDTSDEWIMTRIGIKERHILKEQGKGASDLGTEAVKQVLAKTNTKPEEIDLLICATVTPDMQFPATANIICDKVGIKNAFSYDINAGCSGFLYSLATAAKFVESGKFKKVIVVGAEKMSSIVDYTDRTTCPIFGDGSGAVLLEPTTDEFGIMDEILQSDGVGRVHLHQKAGGSLKPASFETVAAREHFIYQEGQPVFKWAVSKMADVSVEIMKRNNITPETLAWLVPHQANMRIIEATANRMGISKDQVMINIERYGNTTSATIPLCLYEWEPKLKKGDNIILAAFGAGFTWGAIYLKWGYNGK
- a CDS encoding 2,3-bisphosphoglycerate-independent phosphoglycerate mutase, with translation MIKTKFLLMILDGWGIGDKTKSDAIYTAGTPNIDKLTNLYPHSYLLTSGENVGLPDGQMGNSEVGHLNIGSGRIIYQDFVRINKAIKEHTLEKNENLLKAFEIAKNKQVTFHLLGLVSDGGVHSHQEHLIRLCELAQQNGVKDIAVHFLTDGRDTDPHSGIHYVKEVIERIKPTGAYAATLSGRYYTMDRDKRWERIKQGYDAMVNGIGKKSTNILQAIQESYDEGITDEFIKPVVFVNENQQPLAQIKQEDVFLCFNFRTDRLREITTVLTQKDMPEWGMHTIPLHYFTMTRYDESFKNIDVLFDNVNVNHTLGEVLSKLGLKQLRIAETEKYPHVTFFFSGGREEIFENEKRILIPSPKVATYDLQPEMSAPLVCESVINEIKQQKHDFICLNFANGDMVGHTGVYDAIIKAVKVVDDCVGKVIEAALAHGYEALIIADHGNADYTINPDGTPNTAHSLNPVPSILVSKQYQTIEPGILSDVAPTILTLMGIPIPPEMTGKILVR
- the plsX gene encoding phosphate acyltransferase PlsX yields the protein MRLGIDIMGGDYAPQVPMQGTIMALEHLPSNIKMVLFGDAAFIESYLKDNGIRDPRIEIVPTTEVIEMHESPAQAFLQKHNSSISVGFQYLKDDKIDNFASAGSTGAMMVGAMQVIKVIEGINRPCIASLVPKPDGNYSIIADVGLNPDAKPDVLNQYAIIASKYAQFVLGVEKPKVALLNIGSEPEKGNLLAKATYELMKENKEINFIGNVEGFDVLKNKADVIITDGFVGNIVLKMAEGFYSAMKKRNIQDEYLQKFNFENYGGTPVLGVNKPIIIGHGASTPKAIMNMIIHTYKVTKAELVEKLKEAF
- the rpmF gene encoding 50S ribosomal protein L32, with product MPHPKRKHSKQRRDKRRTHYKASLPTLATCSNCGATIVYHHVCPECGFYRGKKAIEKEVTA
- a CDS encoding DUF177 domain-containing protein is translated as MSKQNDYIVPIVGTKDGLHQFDYEIDASFLKQFNYSEVMDIHAHVHVSLYKSNRLFDISLSINGELLVECDRCLDEFTMSIAFNHHIIIKVEDNVTDENEDVVFMPESSTEIDLAPYVFETVVFSIPMRKVHPDDMQGKSQCNQEMITKLNQYLINDTPIDPRWESLKGLLN
- a CDS encoding DUF3109 family protein → MIQIDHTIVSLDVIEQPFACHLMHCKGACCVEGDSGAPLEDHEIIKIEENINIIQKYLPHKSLQTIQQFGFYFIDNDGDKVTQLNQNKECVFTCFENNIAYCSIEKAFLDNKISFRKPISCFLYPIRLTKYSSFIAINYHAWNICKPAIENGKKNNIKVYEACKDALIEYFGQEWYDKLLQAAEFVNNKKAK
- a CDS encoding FKBP-type peptidyl-prolyl cis-trans isomerase — its product is MKKLSFVVLSFALFAGFFTSCKSGSKETKLETSRDSLSYAFGVNVASSVKQEKLDSLINSDLFVQGFNAVLSNNNPAMTSEQAMKVIQSYFMAQQAKEAEKSKLESEKYLAENAKKEGVQTLPSGLQYKVITEGKGEKPKANAKVKVNYTGKLINGTVFDASKPNEPVTFSLGKNEIIPGWEEGIQLMTVGSKYEFYIPYQLAYGEKGYPGVIPPYATLIFEIELVGIEK
- a CDS encoding DMT family transporter; amino-acid sequence: MKASNLIKIYGGLLLAMIFWGMSFIGTKYSLNTLNPISIVLIRLIISCSFLIVLGKMLKVLKPIKRNHIHWFIILAFFEPFLYFIGETYGLKYISPTIGSILISTIPLFVPWGAWLFFKEKINIKNFIGIVISVVGVFFTMLNKNFEFTASLLGVSLVLVAVISAIAYTLIIRHIAHDYSALSIITYQNLLGIPFFVPLFFFIDFPTFNIDNIHPLLWLVLLLLGIFPSSFSYMFYTYAVREIGVSRTSVFTNLIPIITAIASYLLFNETLTFVKIIGIVIVIIGLYIAQKAQKT